One window of Acropora palmata chromosome 1, jaAcrPala1.3, whole genome shotgun sequence genomic DNA carries:
- the LOC141897494 gene encoding proteasome subunit beta type-7-like isoform X1, whose protein sequence is MHSKNDTTKISKMAAVGGTLAQEHCGGFSFENCKRNAILEKMGAKLPTARKTGTTICGVVFKDGVILGADTRATEDTIVADKNCSKIHYIAPNIYCCGAGTAADTEYVTQLISSNIRLHSLSTGRQARIVTALRMLKQLLFRYQGYISAALVLGGVDLNGPTLHTVYPHGSTDKLPYVTMGSGSLAAMSVFESRYKPNMELEEAKKLVRDAIAAGIFNDLGSGSNIDLCVITKEGTEYLRPYDVANEKGVRRGRYSYKRGTTAVLTKDIKPIVVDVIETAGEAMEM, encoded by the exons ATGCACAGTAAGAATgacacaacaaaaatttccaagatggcggctgtCGGAGGAACTTTAGCGCAAGAACATTGTGGAGGATTTTCCTTCGAGAACTGCAAAAG AAATGCCATACTGGAGAAAATGGGCGCGAAATTGCCCACTGCAAGAAAAACTGGAACAACGATTTGCGGGGTTGTCTTCAAG GATGGTGTTATTCTAGGGGCTGACACAAGAGCGACAGAG GATACTATTGTTGCTGATAAAAATTGTTCCAAGATTCACTACATTGCCCCAAATATTTA ttGTTGTGGTGCAGGCACTGCTGCAGATACAGAGTATGTCACCCAGCTCATCTCTTCCAACATCAGGCTCCACAGCCTTTCCACTGGACGTCAG gccAGAATTGTTACTGCACTTCGTATGTTGAAACAGCTACTGTTCAG ATACCAAGGCTACATAAGTGCTGCTCTTGTTCTCGGTGGTGTCGACTTGAATGGTCCAACCTTGCATACAGTGTACCCACATGGAAGTACAGATAAACTGCCCTATGTCACCATGG gTTCTGGTTCATTGGCTGCTATGTCAGTGTTTGAGTCGCGATATAAACCCAACATGGAG ctTGAAGAAGCTAAAAAACTGGTCCGTGACGCCATTGCAGCAGGAATATTCAATGACCTG GGGTCTGGAAGTAACATTGATCTGTGTGTAATCACCAAGGAGGGCACTGAGTATCTTAGGCCATATGATGTGGCAAATGAAAAGGGAGTTAGACGAGGAAGATATTCTTACAAGAGAGGAACAACAG CTGTTCTGACAAAGGATATCAAACCAATTGTAGTGGATGTAATAGAAACTGCAGGAGAGGCCATGGAAATGTGA
- the LOC141897494 gene encoding proteasome subunit beta type-7-like isoform X2 yields the protein MHSKNDTTKISKMAAVGGTLAQEHCGGFSFENCKRNAILEKMGAKLPTARKTGTTICGVVFKDGVILGADTRATEDTIVADKNCSKIHYIAPNIYCCGAGTAADTEYVTQLISSNIRLHSLSTGRQARIVTALRMLKQLLFRYQGYISAALVLGGVDLNGPTLHTVYPHGSTDKLPYVTMGSGSLAAMSVFESRYKPNMELEEAKKLVRDAIAAGIFNDLGSGSNIDLCVITKEGTEYLRPYDVANEKGVRRGRYSYKRGTTG from the exons ATGCACAGTAAGAATgacacaacaaaaatttccaagatggcggctgtCGGAGGAACTTTAGCGCAAGAACATTGTGGAGGATTTTCCTTCGAGAACTGCAAAAG AAATGCCATACTGGAGAAAATGGGCGCGAAATTGCCCACTGCAAGAAAAACTGGAACAACGATTTGCGGGGTTGTCTTCAAG GATGGTGTTATTCTAGGGGCTGACACAAGAGCGACAGAG GATACTATTGTTGCTGATAAAAATTGTTCCAAGATTCACTACATTGCCCCAAATATTTA ttGTTGTGGTGCAGGCACTGCTGCAGATACAGAGTATGTCACCCAGCTCATCTCTTCCAACATCAGGCTCCACAGCCTTTCCACTGGACGTCAG gccAGAATTGTTACTGCACTTCGTATGTTGAAACAGCTACTGTTCAG ATACCAAGGCTACATAAGTGCTGCTCTTGTTCTCGGTGGTGTCGACTTGAATGGTCCAACCTTGCATACAGTGTACCCACATGGAAGTACAGATAAACTGCCCTATGTCACCATGG gTTCTGGTTCATTGGCTGCTATGTCAGTGTTTGAGTCGCGATATAAACCCAACATGGAG ctTGAAGAAGCTAAAAAACTGGTCCGTGACGCCATTGCAGCAGGAATATTCAATGACCTG GGGTCTGGAAGTAACATTGATCTGTGTGTAATCACCAAGGAGGGCACTGAGTATCTTAGGCCATATGATGTGGCAAATGAAAAGGGAGTTAGACGAGGAAGATATTCTTACAAGAGAGGAACAACAGGCTAG